From the Pseudanabaena sp. BC1403 genome, one window contains:
- a CDS encoding CRISPR-associated protein, whose protein sequence is MFKYLIVVRPLGFLYASAGAFLSPENLVGRSGTKFPPDAAALSGLILRASYEQKLPNHKELKLNLTVAGAFWAKDDKPQDFYVPIPRSLIIGKENADEWEMLDGKWEKDCTKDVDADYKWQSIRYWDNPLDEIFKNRQNSKDKQKHILDSTAEPPWKFTSMLHPTLEKDQRHVRLPQDENDRGSLFLENAVQMDEDSCLVYLSTHRVEHGWYRFGGENHMVEITCQDLEQNILNLFNEPIKRSFALICPAVWGNNNLSVRYPQAFKAGEKPPQMLTDRPVTFRYRMGSNLGIGRYAVPSGTVYVLKHPLDEEHNTWWKFPNKWFPQSNEDKDFDKRPLPLKHLGCGLCLPITIKGVD, encoded by the coding sequence ATGTTCAAATATCTAATAGTGGTTCGTCCGTTGGGGTTTCTGTATGCTAGTGCTGGAGCATTTCTATCTCCTGAAAACTTAGTTGGAAGATCTGGGACAAAATTTCCACCTGATGCGGCAGCGCTTTCAGGGTTGATTCTTCGGGCTAGCTACGAACAGAAACTTCCTAATCATAAGGAACTTAAGCTAAATCTAACTGTTGCTGGTGCATTTTGGGCTAAGGATGATAAACCACAAGACTTTTATGTGCCGATCCCGCGGTCGCTCATAATTGGCAAAGAAAATGCTGATGAATGGGAAATGTTAGATGGTAAATGGGAAAAAGACTGCACAAAAGATGTAGATGCTGACTATAAATGGCAAAGTATTCGCTATTGGGATAACCCATTAGATGAGATTTTCAAAAATCGTCAGAATAGCAAAGACAAACAAAAACATATTCTTGATAGTACGGCTGAGCCTCCTTGGAAGTTTACATCCATGTTGCATCCAACTTTAGAGAAGGATCAGCGTCATGTTCGTTTACCGCAAGACGAGAATGATAGGGGCAGTCTTTTTTTAGAAAATGCTGTCCAGATGGATGAGGATAGTTGTTTGGTCTACCTTTCAACCCATAGAGTTGAGCATGGTTGGTATCGATTTGGTGGTGAGAACCATATGGTAGAAATCACCTGTCAAGATCTAGAGCAAAATATTTTGAATTTGTTTAACGAGCCAATCAAAAGAAGTTTTGCTCTGATCTGCCCTGCGGTTTGGGGTAACAATAATTTATCTGTCCGTTATCCTCAAGCATTTAAGGCTGGTGAAAAACCGCCGCAAATGCTGACTGATCGTCCTGTTACCTTTCGGTATCGTATGGGTAGTAATCTAGGGATTGGTCGATATGCTGTTCCTTCGGGAACTGTTTATGTGCTTAAACATCCACTAGATGAAGAGCATAATACTTGGTGGAAGTTTCCAAACAAGTGGTTTCCGCAAAGTAATGAGGATAAAGACTTTGATAAAAGACCGTTACCTCTAAAACATTTAGGGTGTGGTTTGTGTTTGCCAATTACAATTAAAGGAGTGGACTAA
- a CDS encoding YafY family protein, with protein sequence MPKTSNLHSYSDHQAFDRLMLLIVTFIHHPGIGSPDRIGNNSQSAHESLEAVKEKVYEIAQQYNIPLTKYSIPTLRKDLVTLRKYGILEQRIYRWGYFLGTGVMSFKDLQVALNALNSMAKYQRSPQAIRIYQKLEKKLRGKQILESTDYLYPVRSQIDRAIIYTDLDEMLDIKKNRQNLYNCLDQVEDAIAIGQAITIYRYADPYSQKIGYLQVFPLQLIYHDIAWYLLYEYVDNGHLEIERIDRFTDQIQFVNQHRGIDLQKSSLTVAMNLFKKGWGLFLGEPSEQVREITGTLEYIQVKVRFFAPVIAFIEEGEKRHISQSIDRRGKPEYIDYIVTLPERSLNEFCRWVNQFVHNAQVLEPQSLRDRFRSSALKLASLYDFKG encoded by the coding sequence ATGCCGAAGACTAGTAACTTACATTCCTATAGCGATCACCAAGCCTTTGATCGCCTCATGCTCCTCATCGTCACCTTCATTCATCACCCTGGAATTGGCAGCCCAGATCGCATCGGCAATAACTCCCAATCTGCCCACGAATCCCTAGAAGCCGTCAAAGAAAAAGTTTATGAAATAGCACAACAATACAATATTCCATTAACTAAGTATTCCATCCCCACTCTTCGCAAAGACCTAGTTACACTCCGCAAATATGGCATTTTAGAGCAACGTATTTATCGTTGGGGCTACTTCCTCGGAACAGGTGTGATGTCCTTTAAAGACTTGCAAGTAGCTCTCAATGCCCTCAACTCAATGGCAAAATATCAACGATCGCCCCAAGCAATCCGTATTTACCAAAAACTCGAAAAGAAACTGCGCGGCAAACAAATATTAGAATCCACAGACTATCTCTATCCCGTGCGATCGCAAATAGATCGAGCAATCATCTACACCGATCTTGACGAAATGCTGGATATCAAAAAAAATCGCCAAAATCTTTATAATTGTTTAGATCAAGTGGAAGACGCGATCGCGATCGGACAAGCAATCACCATCTATCGATATGCCGACCCCTACAGTCAGAAAATTGGATATTTACAAGTCTTCCCATTGCAATTGATTTATCACGATATCGCTTGGTATTTGCTCTATGAATATGTCGATAATGGTCATTTAGAAATCGAACGAATCGATCGCTTTACTGACCAAATCCAATTCGTTAATCAGCACAGAGGAATCGATCTCCAAAAATCAAGTTTAACTGTAGCAATGAATCTGTTTAAAAAAGGTTGGGGTTTGTTTCTTGGTGAACCATCTGAGCAAGTTAGAGAGATTACAGGAACTCTAGAATATATTCAAGTCAAGGTACGTTTTTTTGCACCCGTAATTGCTTTTATCGAAGAGGGAGAGAAAAGACATATTTCCCAATCGATTGATCGGCGTGGAAAGCCTGAGTATATCGATTACATCGTTACGCTACCAGAGCGATCGCTAAATGAGTTTTGTCGTTGGGTAAATCAGTTTGTTCATAATGCTCAAGTCCTTGAGCCACAAAGTTTACGCGATCGCTTTCGCTCTTCAGCACTGAAGTTAGCATCTCTATATGATTTTAAGGGATAA
- a CDS encoding type III-B CRISPR-associated protein Cas10/Cmr2 yields MDVLTQEKSQTSESVSGKYTVITFAPVQGFIEKSRKLRDLYGASQILSYLSWKIVCAANSKNCEVISPAIAIDDASEMANVDIVQGMPNRILILGDFSHNDAQKALTEGWKEIVTACRGWLRDNLQIDDEGWFNSWTRWQIHAWEVFWGSGADIELAMRDLETRKLRRAWTVPNWNGESSSLSGHDAIAHPNMDSLGTNEAEIKSFYKRLAEVLDPSGDENDRAYINENERLSIPELIKRLVTYGAIARHIHRDLYAPTFREVLRKDDKSGATYWTGWFMGDGDKVGDHLKRLTDNASVTQFSQSLRAWGKKFQTDFDKKGRVVYAGGDDFLGVMYGDKQTPKLDSREVIEWLLDLRGSWEKGNLGITLSVGFVWAGHSVPQRDVLQHCREAEKLAKNLGRDRVTIRVLFNNGQFVQWTTPWKYLEWLKDYRDRNDNTGKDANWSHVYTDLAQLKARHAIPPETAEHPSDYLAIELLTLYFGEDKRKMFSKAKDRKHLTGEKDEKSVIAWIEGMILVGWQLCSNI; encoded by the coding sequence ATGGATGTACTAACACAAGAAAAATCCCAAACGAGTGAATCCGTGAGTGGGAAATATACGGTGATTACATTTGCTCCTGTACAAGGCTTTATTGAGAAGTCTCGCAAGTTGCGCGATCTCTATGGTGCGTCGCAAATTCTCTCGTACTTAAGTTGGAAGATCGTTTGTGCGGCTAATAGTAAAAACTGTGAAGTGATTTCACCTGCGATCGCGATCGATGATGCCTCTGAGATGGCTAATGTTGATATTGTGCAAGGAATGCCCAATCGAATTTTAATATTGGGGGATTTCTCGCATAACGATGCTCAGAAAGCTTTAACTGAAGGCTGGAAAGAAATTGTAACGGCTTGTCGTGGTTGGTTGAGAGATAATTTGCAAATTGATGATGAGGGTTGGTTTAACTCTTGGACAAGATGGCAAATTCACGCTTGGGAGGTGTTTTGGGGCAGTGGGGCAGATATTGAGTTAGCAATGCGTGATTTGGAAACTCGGAAGTTGCGGCGGGCTTGGACTGTGCCGAATTGGAATGGTGAAAGTTCGAGTTTGTCAGGGCATGATGCGATCGCTCATCCAAATATGGATAGTTTGGGAACGAATGAAGCAGAAATTAAAAGCTTTTACAAGAGGCTTGCTGAAGTTCTCGATCCTTCTGGTGATGAGAACGATCGCGCTTATATCAACGAAAATGAGCGATTGAGTATTCCTGAATTAATCAAAAGATTGGTTACTTATGGGGCGATCGCTAGACATATCCACCGCGATCTTTATGCGCCGACTTTTCGAGAAGTGCTTCGCAAAGATGATAAATCTGGTGCGACCTATTGGACTGGCTGGTTTATGGGTGATGGCGATAAGGTCGGAGATCACCTCAAGAGGCTTACAGATAATGCTAGTGTCACTCAATTTAGCCAGTCTTTGAGGGCTTGGGGTAAGAAATTCCAAACAGATTTTGATAAAAAAGGGCGTGTAGTTTATGCGGGAGGAGACGATTTTCTTGGTGTGATGTATGGGGACAAACAGACTCCTAAATTAGATAGTCGTGAAGTAATTGAATGGTTACTGGATTTGCGTGGTAGCTGGGAAAAAGGAAACCTTGGGATTACGCTCAGTGTGGGATTTGTGTGGGCAGGGCATAGCGTGCCGCAGCGTGATGTGTTGCAGCATTGCCGTGAGGCTGAGAAGCTGGCTAAGAATTTAGGACGCGATCGCGTGACGATTCGGGTTCTGTTTAACAATGGTCAATTTGTGCAGTGGACTACGCCTTGGAAATATTTGGAATGGTTGAAAGACTACCGCGATCGCAATGACAATACTGGCAAAGATGCAAACTGGAGCCATGTATATACCGATCTGGCACAACTCAAGGCACGTCATGCGATACCGCCAGAGACAGCAGAACATCCAAGTGACTATCTAGCTATTGAACTGCTGACATTGTATTTTGGTGAAGATAAACGCAAGATGTTTAGTAAGGCTAAGGATCGTAAACATCTCACAGGTGAAAAGGATGAGAAATCAGTTATTGCATGGATTGAAGGCATGATTCTAGTGGGGTGGCAACTATGTTCAAATATCTAA
- the cysS gene encoding cysteine--tRNA ligase, with translation MTLRIYNTLTRHKEDFIPLEAGIVKMYVCGVTVYNYCHLGHARAYVIWDMIRRYLATKYQVKYVQNITDIDDKILKKAQENNTTMQAIAEQYIAAYDEDMAKLNIAKADEYPRATETIPEIIELIQQLIDRDYAYASGGDVYYAVQKFPSYGKLSGRKLEDMQAGASGRVDEQEEQKRYPFDFALWKSAKPNEPFWSSPWGNGRPGWHIECSAMVRSRLGETIDIHAGGIDLQFPHHENEIAQSEAAYAKPLAKYWMHNGFVNIDGEKMSKSLNNFTTIRDLVSHFEPMAIRLFILQAQYRQPIDFTEEAINAATKGWETIRDGMLFAEDFGAKLGWENIEIPARKDLGEAIACFEEAMNDDFNTSVAMSHVFELAKKLRAERNSLSHAGKTAAGSEALYQDWQTLSYMVSVLGFVADIRDRKVKEESISDPEIESLIQKRIEAKKAKNYQEGDRIRDELKTLGITLVDQKDGTTRWIRE, from the coding sequence ATGACCCTTCGCATTTACAACACACTCACCAGACACAAAGAAGACTTTATTCCCCTCGAAGCGGGGATTGTGAAAATGTATGTTTGTGGTGTAACTGTCTATAATTACTGCCATTTAGGTCATGCTAGAGCCTATGTGATTTGGGACATGATTCGGCGCTATTTGGCGACAAAATATCAAGTTAAGTATGTTCAGAATATTACGGACATTGATGACAAGATCTTAAAAAAGGCTCAGGAAAACAATACAACAATGCAGGCGATCGCAGAGCAGTATATCGCCGCCTACGATGAGGATATGGCAAAGCTAAATATTGCCAAAGCTGATGAATATCCTCGCGCTACAGAGACAATTCCCGAAATTATTGAGCTAATTCAGCAGTTGATTGATCGCGACTATGCCTATGCCTCAGGTGGCGATGTTTATTACGCAGTGCAGAAATTTCCTAGCTATGGGAAGCTCTCAGGACGCAAGCTCGAAGATATGCAAGCGGGGGCAAGTGGTCGAGTTGATGAGCAGGAAGAACAGAAGCGCTATCCCTTTGACTTTGCTTTATGGAAATCCGCAAAACCCAATGAACCTTTTTGGTCATCGCCTTGGGGGAATGGAAGACCTGGTTGGCATATTGAATGCTCAGCAATGGTGCGATCGCGTTTAGGTGAAACCATTGATATTCATGCAGGTGGCATAGATTTACAATTTCCGCACCATGAGAACGAAATCGCGCAGTCAGAAGCTGCTTATGCAAAGCCGCTAGCTAAATACTGGATGCACAATGGCTTTGTGAATATTGACGGTGAGAAAATGTCGAAATCGCTGAATAATTTCACAACTATTCGGGATCTGGTTTCTCATTTCGAGCCAATGGCAATCCGTTTATTCATTCTACAAGCACAATATCGCCAACCGATTGACTTTACGGAAGAAGCAATTAATGCCGCCACGAAAGGCTGGGAAACAATTCGCGATGGAATGCTGTTTGCGGAGGATTTTGGGGCAAAGTTAGGTTGGGAAAATATAGAGATTCCTGCTAGAAAAGATTTGGGTGAAGCGATCGCTTGTTTTGAAGAAGCGATGAATGATGATTTTAATACTTCTGTGGCGATGTCCCATGTTTTTGAATTAGCCAAAAAATTACGTGCTGAGAGAAACTCTCTATCTCATGCTGGCAAAACGGCTGCGGGTTCTGAAGCTTTATATCAAGATTGGCAAACATTGAGCTATATGGTCAGTGTTTTGGGCTTTGTTGCCGATATTCGCGATCGCAAAGTCAAGGAAGAGAGCATTAGTGATCCAGAAATAGAATCCCTAATTCAAAAAAGGATTGAAGCGAAGAAAGCGAAGAATTATCAGGAAGGCGATCGCATTCGGGATGAACTTAAGACTTTGGGGATTACCCTAGTCGATCAAAAAGATGGAACTACACGCTGGATCAGGGAGTAA